Proteins encoded together in one Thamnophis elegans isolate rThaEle1 chromosome 10, rThaEle1.pri, whole genome shotgun sequence window:
- the SEPTIN2 gene encoding septin-2 — MSKQQQPAEKFANPETPGYVGFANLPNQVHRKSVKKGFEFTLMVVGESGLGKSTLINSLFLTDLYPERIIPGAAEKIERTVQIEASTVEIEERGVKLRLTVVDTPGYGDAINCRDCFRTIISYIDEQFERYLHDESGLNRRHIVDNRVHCCFYFISPFGHGLKPLDVEFMKAIHNKVNIVPVIAKADTLTLKERERLKKRILDEIEEHSIKIYHLPDAESDEDEDFKEQTRLLKTSIPFCVVGSNQLIEAKGKKVRGRLYPWGVVEVENPEHNDFLKLRTMLITHMQDLQEVTQDLHYENFRSERLKRVAGKKVEDEEVNKDQILLEKEAELRRMQEMIARMQAQMQMQRQGGEGDSSATHGYKV; from the exons ATGTCTAAG caACAACAGCCTGCTGAAAAGTTTGCAAATCCAGAAACTCCTGGTTATGTTGGATTTGCAAACCTTCCAAACCAGGTTCATCGGAAGTCTGTGAAAAAAGGCTTCGAATTTACCCTTATGGTAGTTG GTGAATCTGGATTGGGAAAATCTACTCTAATAAACAGCTTGTTCTTAACAGATCTCTACCCAGAAAGGATAATCCCAGGAGCAGCTG aaaaaatagaaagaactGTACAGATTGAGGCCTCAACAGTTGAAATTGAGGAAAGAGGTGTAAAGCTCCGTCTGACTGTGGTAGATACACCAGGATATGGTGATGCTATTAATTGTCGGGATTG TTTCAGGACCATTATTTCCTATATTGATGAGCAGTTTGAACGTTATCTTCATGATGAGAGTGGCTTGAATAGACGGCATATTGTGGATAACCGAGTTCATTGCTGCTTCTATTTCATCTCACCATTTGGTCATGG TCTCAAGCCTTTGGATGTTGAGTTCATGAAAGCTATACACAACAAAGTGAATATTGTGCCTGTGATTGCAAAAGCTGATACCCTTACGCTGAAAGAGCGGGAAAGACTGAAGAAAAGG ATTTTGGATGAAATTGAAGAACATAGTATCAAGATTTATCACTTGCCCGATGCGGAatcagatgaagatgaagattttAAAGAACAGACCAGACTTTTGAAA ACCAGCATTCCATTTTGTGTTGTGGGATCCAATCAATTAATTGAAGCTAAGGGTAAAAAAGTTAGAGGTCGTCTTTATCCCTGGGGTGTTGTTGAAGTGGAAAATCCAGAACATAATGACTTCTTAAAACTAAGAACCATGCTGAT CACTCATATGCAGGATCTTCAAGAAGTGACTCAAGATCTTCACTATGAAAACTTCCGTTCTGAAAGACTTAAAAGGGTGGCAGGTAA AAAAGTTGAAGATGAAGAAGTTAATAAAGATCAAATCTTGCTTGAAAAGGAAGCAGAA CTTCGCCGCATGCAGGAAATGATTGCAAGGATGCAGGCACAGATGCAGATGCAAAGGCAGGGAGGTGAAGGAGATAGCAGTGCAACTCATGGGTACAAAGTTTGA